CGCTCACGCCGGTGGAGTTGTTGTTCTCCGCGGCGATGGTGCCGGCCACGTGGGTGCCGTGGTCTTCCGGGTTGATGGTGGAGTTGTTGTACACAAAGTTGTAGCCCACTCCGCTCCAGATATTGTTGTTCAGGTCGGGATGGGTGGTCTGGATGCCGCCGTCGATCACGGCCACGATCACATCCTGATGGCCCTTTTCCAGGTCCCAGGCTTCGGGCAGGTCGATGTCGCAATCCACCGTTCCACCAGGTGACTGGCCGGTGTTGTTGTAATGCCACTGGGAGCTGTAGTAGGGGTCGTTGGGGGTCCAGCGGTCCAGGGTTTCCGTCGGTTCCGGGTTCTGGCCCGCAACCGCTTCGTAAAGCACTTTCCTGTATTCGGGCTCGGCCCACTCCACGCTGCCTTTGAGGCCGCGGTAGGCCATCACGATCTCGCGGATGTCCGCTTTGCTGGCGAAACTTATCTCATACCAAAGATGCAGGCCCCACTCCTGATGGCGTTGCGCGAATTCGCTCCTGTGGGCCGGGCTGTAAAAAAGCTGGCTGATCCTGCTAACCTCGAACTGGCGGTTCAAATCGTCCAATTCGGCAATGCCGAAAGAGGTCAGGTCACCGTTTTCATGCTCCAGCCTTTGCAGCTGGCCGGAAAGCTCCGGACTTAGCCTGATCCAGACATGGCCCGGCACGATGGCGCTGTCCGGCACCTTGTATATGTCTATGAAGGGCAGGTCCGTGAAATCCGGACCCAAGGCAGTGAGGCCGGCGCTCACAAGCGCCAGGCAGATGGCCGCAAGAATTGCTAATCTGCGCATGTTTTTCTCTCTTCGCCCCTTGGAGGGCTATGATGTATTCAAATATCTGTTCACCTCCGCTGTAACCCGCGCGTTGTCCGCAGGGAGCGGCCTGAACGAAAACTGGTCGAAAATTTACTTCTCCCGGCTTTGAAAATCATGGGCGGGGATTTGTCAACCATTTTTTGCCAGTTCGATTTTTCCATTAAAGCCATTGCCTTCAAACACTTAAACCTGGCCAGCATTTGTTTGACAGGGGCAAACTTTGCTTAGGGTTAAAAGACTGGCCCCGCCAATCCTCGGAGGACAGCGGGGCCAGATATCGGAGTTGTTTGTTTATTGCTTGGCGGGAAGGTCCTCAAAAGCCGCCACGACCTTGTAGAAGGCCATGGGCAGGGCTTCGGTGTCCTCCCAGCTGGTGACGCCATATACTGTGGCGAAGGGCTCGTAATCGCCGTAGGGATCGGTGGCGCGGTAGATGTGGTAGCGGTTGGCATTGGTGACCGCGTCCCAGGAAACGGTGACGCCGCCAGCGCTTTTGCTGACCGCGATGTCCGGGATGGCGAGGTAACTCAGGATCACCCTCACCTCCACCGAGGCGTAGCCAATGGCATAGCCGTCGTCCACCACGAAGTTAAGGGTCTCGCTGCCGAACCAGTCGGCAGGCGCGGAGAAGGTGACCTGATGTCCGTCGATGGCGGCCTGGATGTAGGCGCTCTCACCCACGGTGAGGGTCACCGTGTGGCCGTCCAGGTCCTCGATGTAGGGGCCGAAATCCACCACCAAGTTGTCGTTCATGTCGAACTCGAATCCTTCCACAGGCAGGGTCAGGGTGGGGGCGTTGTTGGTGACGGTGAGGCTCACGGTTACGTAAACCTCGGGATTTTCCGGATCGTTTGAGGCCACCTTGATGGTGGTCTGGTATTCACCGGGGGCGAGGCCGGTGGCGTTGAAGCTGGCCACCACTTCCTGGGAAGCGTTTTCCAGCAACGTTCCGGAGGGCGGGAACCAGCTCAGCCAGTCCGCCTGGGGGGATTCCGAAAGGATGAACTCGAGGTCCAGGCTGCCGGAATTGCCGATGGTGAAGCTGAGATTTTCCCCGCCGTTCACGGGCAGGGTGGCGGCCAGGCTGGTGGGATCCACGCTGATGCTGGGATCGGTGTACCCGCTGCCGCTGAGGGCGATGTTCACCGTGGGCTCATCCGCGTCGTTGCTGGAGATCACCACATTGCCAGGATAGACCTGCGCGGCGCTGGGAACGAAGCTGAGGTCGTAAGTGAGGGTCTGTCCCGCCGCGACGTTCAGAGTAATGGTGTTGCGCGTGTCCGCGAGGGCGGAACCGAGCATCGGCGCGCTCTTGCCGGTGGGGGCGGCGGATCTTGAGGCATTGCTACTTTTGGCTACGTGCAGGGCCACGCCGTAGCCGGCGGGAGTGCTGATGGTGCCGGTCAGAGCGGCTGTGCCGGTGTTTTGCACGGTGAACTGCAGCACGCTGGCCTGCCCGACCTCAACCGCGCCGAAATCCAGGGCCAGGGGTGAAACCACGATCTCCGGGGCCTCGGTCTCTTCCACCTCCAGGACCAGCTGGAGGTTGGGCCGGTTGGCGGTGTTGGTGCCACCGGTGAAGACTTCGGTCTGGTCGCTGTAGTCATTCCGAACGAAGCGATAGCCGTTGGTAATGGAGGTGTATTGCGTGGTGCCGGATGAGGTGTAAGAGCCGACGAGCCCGAAGGCGGTGTCCACAACGATGTTGTCGGTGCCGTTCCAGGTGAAGGGGGTGGCCAGAGTCAGCATGTTCCAGCCGGTGGCGGTGGGCTGGTAGGATGCGGCAGTCCAGACGGTGCTGAGCCCGGTTGAGATCCAGCTGGAAGCGTCTGTGGCACTGGTGTGGCCCATGCGGATGAGGTAGTTGGGCATGGTCAGGCTGGGCAGGCCGGTCACGTTGAAGCCGATCTCGAGGATGTCGATGGGCCCGAACACGCCTTTGGCATTGAGTTCGGCGGCTGTGTAAACCGCCTGTCCGTGCAGGCTCTGATACCAGACGTTGATGGGGCAACCGTCTGAGGTCCCGCTGCTGGAAGTGCCGTCGCCGATGATCACAGAGGTCACGAGGTCGGGCGTGGCCTGGACCGTGGCGGTGGGCTCGGCGTCTTCACCGGAGTAGGTGGCCACCACATAGTAGGAGTAGGTGGTTCCGTTCACCACGGCGTTGTCGGTGTATGAGAGTCCCGGCACAGTGGTGAGCAGGCTGCCGTTCCGGTGGATCTTGTAGCCGCTGGGGGTCCCGCTGAGGGGAGCGGTCCAGTTCAGCTCCACAAATCCGTTTCCGCCGGCCGCGGTGAGATCACGCGCGGGATAGAGAAGCCCCTGGGGCAGGTAGGCCTGCAGTTTCAGGTTGGGCAGGTTGGTGGAGGCCGTCAGGGATGTGGGCTGGGCGTCGTCGTTGCGGTTTTGGCGGGCCTGGTTGCCGGTTGTGGAGGTGTAGGTCCAGAAAGGATAGCCGCTGATCCAATCCTGGAAACCCTTGACGGTGAGGATGGCCAGGTTGGAAGTTCCGTCGTAGGCGAAGAGGTTGTTAAGCTCCACCTCCATCCAGCCTGAGGTCGCCGTATTCGGGAAGGTTCCGCTGTAAACCAGGGTGTAGCCGTCCGTGCTGTAAGCGCCGCTGGTCAGGGTGGAAGCGGTGGTCTGCTTCATGTAGATGCTCACCGCCTCGATGGGGTTCACATCAGCGCCGCTGGCCTTGTAGAAGCCCAGGGACTTGATGGTGCAGACGCTGCCGATCTGCGAGGCCAGGTAGATCGCTTCGTGGCCAGAGTAATTGTAATAACGGTCGATGGGGTAGGTCTGGGATCCGGTGCCTTCACCGATGATGATGGTGGAGAGGGGGTTGGCGGTGGGAAAGCCTGTCACGGCGTTCGAGGGATCGGATTCCTCAGAGCCGTAGATGGCCGTCACATAATACTCATAGTTGGTGTTGTTCACCACGTTGGTATCCGAGTAAGTGAGGCCGCCGGTGCTGGCCAGATAGCTGCCATCGCGGTATACCTTGTAGTTGGAGGGAGTTCCAGAGGCCGGAGCGTCCCAGGCCAGGTTCACGTATCCGTTGCCGGAAGCTGCGGTCAGGTTGCGCGGCGGGGCATAGTAGGTCCCCATGGGCGGGAAGATGATGTGGTCCAGCCAGGCGCAGTCGCTGCCATTGGCCACAGAACTGTCTTTGGAATAGGTCCAGGCAAAGGTATGGTTGCCTGAGGTGACCGGATAAGAAGCTTCCGACCAGCCCGCGGAACCGGACCATGATCCTTGTTGCACCTCATCGATGTAGAAGCGCAGGAAGTCGTAATTGCTTTCGGAGGAAACTTTGTACCAGAAGCTGATGTTCCCCGCGGAGCTGACCACCACAGGCAGGCTGAGGGTGGTGCTGCTGTTGTCGTTAATGTCGCCGGACTCGGCGGCGTAGGTGCCGGAAAAGACTTCCGAACTCTGCACGGTCCAGGGTACCGAGCTGTTGTTCACCCAGGGATACAAAGTGAAGTCGCCGGTCTCAAAACCCTCATCCGGAGGGGCCAGCAGGTTTACCGTGATGCTGCGGGTGGCGGTGTTGCTATCGTCATCGGTGGCGATCACCTTGATGCTGTGGGCGCCGCCGGCGTATCCGGCCGTGTTCCAAACCCAGGAATAGGGGCTGGAGGTGTCGGTACTTTTCAGCACGTCATCGATGTAGAAAGCCACGCCGGTGATGTAGCCGTCGGTGTCGGAGGCGGTGGCGGTGATGGTGATCACGCTGTTGAGGTCATGCACCGAACCACCGGCCGGGGAAGTGATGGAGACCGAAGGAAGGGTGGGATCGGTTGCCAGTAAAGCCTGGTAGGCATTGATGCGTCCGCTGCCCAGTTGGCCGATGTAGCTTTGGTTCACCGCGTAATGATCGTCAGCGCTGGATTCGAGGATATCCTCCACGTCCGCGCTGCTGAGGGTGCGGCCGTTGCGGTGGGCAAAGGAAACCACCAAAGCTGCCACGCCGGAAGCGTGGGGACAGGCCATCGAAGTGCCTTGGTAGAAGCCGTAGCTGCTGTTGCTCCAGCAACTGAGCACGCCTTCCTCAGTAACGCTGTTGGTCTCGCCACCGGGGGCGGAGACGTCCACCCAGGTGTCGTAGTTCGAATACCAAGCCTTGGTGTCTTCGTGCGTGGTGCCGGCCACGGCGAAAACGCCGCTGTAGCAGCCGGGATACCACTGGCCGCTGGATTCGCCGTTTCCCGCGGCGTAGATGGTGATCCCGTTGGACATCACGCTGCCGCCGCCGTTGGCGTTGAAATAGTCGATGGCGTCAAGCACTGACTGCTCGTAGCTTCCCACGCTGGTGTAGCCCCAGCTGTTCTGGGAAATGCAGGCGCCGTTGTCGGCGGCATAGACCGGGGCGTTTTCAAAGCCGCCGCCGCCGGAAGAGGGAGCAAAAACCTGGGTGCTCATCAGCCGCACACCGTTGCCGGTGCCGGAACCGCCGGCCACGCCGGAGATGCCCACGCCATTGTTGTTCACGCCAGCCACGGTTCCCGACACGTGGCAGCCGTGATCGCCGGCCACGATGGTGCTGGTGCTTTCATAAAAATTGTAGCCGTAAACGTCGTCCACATAGCCGTTGCCGTCATCGTCAATGCTGTTGCCGGCAATTTCGCCGGGATTGATCCACATATTCGCGGCCAGGTCCGGATGGTTGTACTGCACGCCTTGGTCCTGGATGCAGACCACCACGTCGGTGTGGCCTTTTTCGATGTCCCAGGCTTCGGGGAGGTCGATGTCGGCATCAACCGTTCCGCCGGTCTGGCCGGTGTTGTGGTAGTGCCACTGCTCGCCGTAGCGCGGGTCGTTCGGGGTCCAGCGGCTCAGGTCTTCCGCGATGGCGGCCACTTCGTCCTGGTTCACGCTGAGCAGGGTTTTCTTGTATTCGGGCTCGGCCCACTGGACGTCTTTGGCCAGATCCCGGTAGGCCATCACGATCTCGCGGATGTCCGCGGCGCTGTCATATTCCAGCTCGAACCAGAGATGCAGGCCCCATTCCACGTGGCGCCAGCCCCATTTGAGGTTTTTGCTCACGTCGCCGAAGACGGGGCTGATCTTTTTCACCCCGTACTGGAGGTTGAGGGCGTCCAGTTCTTCGAGGCCGAAGCTGGCCAGGGCGCCGTCCTGATATCGAAAACCTTGGGCCAGCGCGGAATTGGCCTCGCTGAGCTTGATCCTGATGTGGCCTTGTTCCATGGCGCTGTCAGGAACCTGAAAGATGTCGATGAAGGGCCGTTCGCCAAAGCTGGGCGCGGCCGCCAGACCGAGCGTGCCAAAGATGACAAGCAGCAGGGTCAGCAATGTTTTCAATCTGGGCATTGTTTTTCTCCTTGTGAGAACGCAGGGTTGCTGTAACATTTTCTGATTTTTGCCTGTGAACGTTCACCGTGGCGCTGGGCGAACGGGGCGGAAAAACTTCGGAGTATCGTCCTTTCCCATTCTGACCGGGAAGATCTCAGACGTTTTTGGAGAAGCGTGGGGAACACAATATTTTGTCAATCAAAAATTTGCCGCTTGGTCAATAAAGTGGCCTGGCAGGGATATCTTGCTCTCAATCCGAAATTTGCCGCTTGGTCATTTACGTGGCCGGGCATGAATATCTTGCTCTATCTCACACCTTGGTTCGATCTGCCAAACTGGCCGGGGAAAGGGGTGACTTTCAGCCCGCACGGGCTGAAGTCCATCGTTTCAAGACGGAAGGCGGTGGCTTCAGCCACCGTGCCCCAAAACACCGGAGCATGAAAAAGACGATGTCCGGTCGGCTTCAGCCACCGGAGGTTGGATCGCCCTGCCCTGGTGAGGGAAAACAAGCCGGCGGTTAAAACCGCCGGAGATCGTGTCTCCCTGGCCGCTGATACCCGGGAACGGTGGCTGAAGCCACCGCCTTCCGTCTTTCGCATCAGCGTTTCAGTCGGAGTGAATCAGGGATTTAATCACTGTTTCTATCCGGGTGAATCAGGGTTTCAGCCGGAGTAAATCGGCGTTTCGATCATGGTTTCATATCAGAGTGGATCCGAGCAAATCCGAGCAAATCAAAGAACAAACTTGCAGATAAACCAGCTTGGCCCCGGAGATCATTACGGTATCAATACGGAATCAATACGGATTTCATCCGTAATGATTCCGTATTGATACCGTATTGATATTGGGAGCCATCTGGGAGGCAGTGGTGTTTAATATTGAATGCCAGTGCGTTGCCTCCATCATGGTGAACACGATATCCGAAGTGGGCGCAAAGCCGCCCAAGGACATGAACTTGAGCTTGCCCGGCAGCGCGATCGGGATATCCTATCAAATGGATAGACGATCCAAAAGAGGAATCAATGAAACGACAGATAAATCTGGGCATTGACGGGATGCACTGCGCGGCCTGCAGCGCTCGCTTGGAGAAGGCTTTGGCCAAAATGAAGGGGGTAAGCGCGGCGCAGGTGAACCTGGCCCTGGAAGAGGCCGCGCTGGAGTTTGACGACCGGCTGGTGGACGAGAGTGATTTCGCCCGGGCGATCGCCGGGTTGGGTTTCTCGGTGCGGGAAAGCCCGGCATTGGAAGAAGATGCGCAGATCAAGAACATGCTGGTGGCGAGGGAGCGAATGTGGCGTATCTGGGCGCTGGCCCTGGCGGCGATGGCGCTGATGCTGCCCCTGATGCTGGTAAAACCCATGCCCGCCTGGCATCACTGGGGGGTTTGGGCCATCTTCGGCCTCACTCTGCTGGGAATGTTCTTCCCGGCCCGGGGAGTTTACGTATCCGCATACAAGTCTGTGCGTTCCGGCAGCGCGAACATGGATGTGCTGATCGCCCTGGGTACCCTGGCCTCCCTGCTGGTAACGCCGCTCTCGCTGGTGGTGAAAGGCATCAGCGCCCACGATTTCAGCGGCATCGCTTTGATGATCCTGGCCTTCCACCTCACCGGGCGCTATCTGGAAAGCCGGGCGCGCGGCAAAGCCTCCGAGGCGATCCGCAAATTGCTCAATCTGGGCGCGAAAACCGCGCTGCTGCTGATCGACGGGGTGGAAACGGAGGTGGCGGCCCACAAGATCAGGGTGGGCGACATATTTGTGGTGAAGCCGGGGATGAAGGTGCCGGCGGACGGGGTGATCGTGGAGGGGGCGGCTAACCTCGACGAGGCGATGGTGACAGGCGAATCGATGCCGGTGCGGCGCCAGAGCGGGGACAAAGTCACGGGCGCCACGGTGAATCTGGACGGCTATTTCCAGGCCCGGGCGGAAAAAGTGGGCCGGGACAGCTGGCTGGCGCAGGTGGTGAAGATGGTGCAGGACGCCCAGCATTCGCGGGTGCCGGTGCAGCTGCTGGCGGACAGGGTTACGGCGGTGTTCGTGCCGGTGGTGCTGGTGCTGGCGGCGCTCACCTTCGCGGCCTGGCTGGTGATACCAGATGTGATGGGCGCCGGGGGCGACTGGCTGCGGCAACTTATCCCCCTAAGCAGCGCCAAAACCGGGCTCGCGGCAGCGCTGATGGCCGCCATTGCCACTTTGGTGATCGCCTGTCCCTGCGCTTTGGGGCTGGCCACGCCCACGGCGCTGATGGTGGGCAGCGGGCTGGGCGCCGAACGCGGCATCCTGATCCGTAACGGCGAAGCTTTGCAGAGAATGAAAGACATCCGGGCGATGGTGTTCGATAAAACCGGGACCCTCACCCACGGCAGGCCCAAGCTCTTAAAATTCAAGGGAGTTGGGGTTCCGGATGAGGAAGCTCTGAATCTGGCGCAGAGCCTGGAAACCGCCAGCGAACACCCTTTGGCCAGGGCGATCGTGGCCGCCGCTGTTGAACAGGGCCTGAAACCGCGGCAGGTGAAGGATTTCCAAAACCACAGCGGACGGGGGGTGTCCGCTTTACTCGGCGGCATAAAGTACTGGCTGGGAAGCGCTTCGCTGCTGCGGGAAGAAGGCGTGCAAGGCCTGGAAGAATTGCCGGAAGAGGCGGAACTGAAACACGCCAGCCGGGTGTATCTGGCTGACCAGGAAAAGGTTCTGGGAATATTCTCTTTGGCCGACACGGTGCGCCCGGAGGCGATCGGGGTGGTGAAGACATTGAAAGGCATGGGAATCGAGAGCATCATGCTGAGCGGAGACAACGAATCCACCGCCGCCGCCATCGCCGCCCAGCTTGGCATCGCCAGGTTCCGGGCCCAAGCCCTGCCGGCCGACAAAGCCAGGATCATCGGCGAACTCCGGGCCGAATACGGTCCGGTGGCCATGGTGGGCGACGGCATCAATGACGCTCCGGCGCTGAAATTGGCCGATATCGGCATCGCCATGGGCCAGGGCACCGACATTGCCATCGAAGCGGCGGATATCACCATCCTGCGCGACCAGCTGGAACTTATCCCGCAGGCGGTGCGGCTTTCCGTGGAAACATTCCGGAAGATCCGCCAAAACCTTTTCTGGGCCTTCTTCTACAACCTGGTGGCCATCCCGTTGGCGGTGTTCGGGGCCTTGCATCCGGTGATCGCGGAAATCGCCATGGCCACGAGTTCCGTGACGGTGGTGAGCAATGCCAACCTGCTCCGGCGGGGGTTTCTAACACAGAGACACAGAGGCGGGGAGACACTGAGTTAACAGAGGATTTTTCACCACAGAGGAGCAGAGTTGGGCAGAGAAGAAGCAAGCGGAGGGTTTTCTAACAAAGAGACAGGGAGAAAAGGGAAAAGGGGAAAAGGTTGGTGAATGGGTGAAAGGGTGAAACGTAACGCTCTCTTTCAAACCGGGCGGGTAGTGGCCGGAGGAACCCCTCGCCAGAGGGGTGCAGCACTATAGGCGGGGTGTTTCAACCCCCGTGGCAGAAAGCCTCGATCGAAAGCAAGCAAACCCCGCTCGCGGGGTGAAGGAATTTGCGGAGCGATCAATCGCTTCGCCATAATGTTCGGGGATTTAGCAACACATCTCTGATCCGCGATAAATCACGAACCTAAGTCCTGCACCCCTCTGGTGAGGGGTTTTCAGGGATTCGCGCGGCTGCTTTTGCGGGGGTTGAAACACCCCGCCTATAGTGCTGCACCCCGCGCAGGGCGGGGTTGTGTGTCTGGGTTAAGCTTCTGCTGCTGTGCAGAGTCAGCGCAGGGATTTGGCAACCCAGGATAGGTTGGCATGGTTCACAACGGGTTGCTTCAGTCACCCGCTTGGTTTGAAAGAGAGCCAAAAAAGAGATGCGGGCCTCCGGGTGTTCCGGATATCCCGCATCTCTATATCAGCCGATCTGCCGATCAGGGTGTGCTGGCTTCGATGTAGTTCACCAAACGGGAGAGGGAGTTGGTGTAGGATCCGAGTTCGTTGTCGTACCAGCCGAAGATCTTGGCGTGGGTGACGGGCATGGTGACTTCGCGGCCGGCTTCCACTCCCAGGGCGGCAAGGGTCTGGCGGGGAACAGGGATGAAGCTGGTGCGGGTGTGGGTTTCGTGGGCCTCAAGGGTGGCGGCGGCCATGGAACCGATGAGGTCGGCGGAGACGTTCTGGCGTTCGGAATAGACCAGCAAGCCCTTTTGC
The nucleotide sequence above comes from Candidatus Cloacimonadota bacterium. Encoded proteins:
- a CDS encoding S8 family serine peptidase → MPRLKTLLTLLLVIFGTLGLAAAPSFGERPFIDIFQVPDSAMEQGHIRIKLSEANSALAQGFRYQDGALASFGLEELDALNLQYGVKKISPVFGDVSKNLKWGWRHVEWGLHLWFELEYDSAADIREIVMAYRDLAKDVQWAEPEYKKTLLSVNQDEVAAIAEDLSRWTPNDPRYGEQWHYHNTGQTGGTVDADIDLPEAWDIEKGHTDVVVCIQDQGVQYNHPDLAANMWINPGEIAGNSIDDDGNGYVDDVYGYNFYESTSTIVAGDHGCHVSGTVAGVNNNGVGISGVAGGSGTGNGVRLMSTQVFAPSSGGGGFENAPVYAADNGACISQNSWGYTSVGSYEQSVLDAIDYFNANGGGSVMSNGITIYAAGNGESSGQWYPGCYSGVFAVAGTTHEDTKAWYSNYDTWVDVSAPGGETNSVTEEGVLSCWSNSSYGFYQGTSMACPHASGVAALVVSFAHRNGRTLSSADVEDILESSADDHYAVNQSYIGQLGSGRINAYQALLATDPTLPSVSITSPAGGSVHDLNSVITITATASDTDGYITGVAFYIDDVLKSTDTSSPYSWVWNTAGYAGGAHSIKVIATDDDSNTATRSITVNLLAPPDEGFETGDFTLYPWVNNSSVPWTVQSSEVFSGTYAAESGDINDNSSTTLSLPVVVSSAGNISFWYKVSSESNYDFLRFYIDEVQQGSWSGSAGWSEASYPVTSGNHTFAWTYSKDSSVANGSDCAWLDHIIFPPMGTYYAPPRNLTAASGNGYVNLAWDAPASGTPSNYKVYRDGSYLASTGGLTYSDTNVVNNTNYEYYVTAIYGSEESDPSNAVTGFPTANPLSTIIIGEGTGSQTYPIDRYYNYSGHEAIYLASQIGSVCTIKSLGFYKASGADVNPIEAVSIYMKQTTASTLTSGAYSTDGYTLVYSGTFPNTATSGWMEVELNNLFAYDGTSNLAILTVKGFQDWISGYPFWTYTSTTGNQARQNRNDDAQPTSLTASTNLPNLKLQAYLPQGLLYPARDLTAAGGNGFVELNWTAPLSGTPSGYKIHRNGSLLTTVPGLSYTDNAVVNGTTYSYYVVATYSGEDAEPTATVQATPDLVTSVIIGDGTSSSGTSDGCPINVWYQSLHGQAVYTAAELNAKGVFGPIDILEIGFNVTGLPSLTMPNYLIRMGHTSATDASSWISTGLSTVWTAASYQPTATGWNMLTLATPFTWNGTDNIVVDTAFGLVGSYTSSGTTQYTSITNGYRFVRNDYSDQTEVFTGGTNTANRPNLQLVLEVEETEAPEIVVSPLALDFGAVEVGQASVLQFTVQNTGTAALTGTISTPAGYGVALHVAKSSNASRSAAPTGKSAPMLGSALADTRNTITLNVAAGQTLTYDLSFVPSAAQVYPGNVVISSNDADEPTVNIALSGSGYTDPSISVDPTSLAATLPVNGGENLSFTIGNSGSLDLEFILSESPQADWLSWFPPSGTLLENASQEVVASFNATGLAPGEYQTTIKVASNDPENPEVYVTVSLTVTNNAPTLTLPVEGFEFDMNDNLVVDFGPYIEDLDGHTVTLTVGESAYIQAAIDGHQVTFSAPADWFGSETLNFVVDDGYAIGYASVEVRVILSYLAIPDIAVSKSAGGVTVSWDAVTNANRYHIYRATDPYGDYEPFATVYGVTSWEDTEALPMAFYKVVAAFEDLPAKQ
- a CDS encoding heavy metal translocating P-type ATPase; the protein is MKRQINLGIDGMHCAACSARLEKALAKMKGVSAAQVNLALEEAALEFDDRLVDESDFARAIAGLGFSVRESPALEEDAQIKNMLVARERMWRIWALALAAMALMLPLMLVKPMPAWHHWGVWAIFGLTLLGMFFPARGVYVSAYKSVRSGSANMDVLIALGTLASLLVTPLSLVVKGISAHDFSGIALMILAFHLTGRYLESRARGKASEAIRKLLNLGAKTALLLIDGVETEVAAHKIRVGDIFVVKPGMKVPADGVIVEGAANLDEAMVTGESMPVRRQSGDKVTGATVNLDGYFQARAEKVGRDSWLAQVVKMVQDAQHSRVPVQLLADRVTAVFVPVVLVLAALTFAAWLVIPDVMGAGGDWLRQLIPLSSAKTGLAAALMAAIATLVIACPCALGLATPTALMVGSGLGAERGILIRNGEALQRMKDIRAMVFDKTGTLTHGRPKLLKFKGVGVPDEEALNLAQSLETASEHPLARAIVAAAVEQGLKPRQVKDFQNHSGRGVSALLGGIKYWLGSASLLREEGVQGLEELPEEAELKHASRVYLADQEKVLGIFSLADTVRPEAIGVVKTLKGMGIESIMLSGDNESTAAAIAAQLGIARFRAQALPADKARIIGELRAEYGPVAMVGDGINDAPALKLADIGIAMGQGTDIAIEAADITILRDQLELIPQAVRLSVETFRKIRQNLFWAFFYNLVAIPLAVFGALHPVIAEIAMATSSVTVVSNANLLRRGFLTQRHRGGETLS